A region of Argentina anserina chromosome 5, drPotAnse1.1, whole genome shotgun sequence DNA encodes the following proteins:
- the LOC126793996 gene encoding uncharacterized protein LOC126793996: protein MPVLTESSEHMKWRRPRSQLIQPISETDPYNPNPAPSSSSSSIIQSTRCKSTISSLLLSGFTTTNEAASSSSKKKTNFPSSAKFRGLGCTASASQQVSVPAVIRSSADWEGGKKVKNKKGYNKKNVRNEFKDKSQSQSQGVVANDGPAGFGLNSATTFMDFQDVWCGPGIGFSAETAGSVDCVVARRNVSGRGKIDGDHNRMNSHHRERPFLARRTVSPDTISFLDSEPEFLISQSESEVFGSRCYRHVRHASPEGLAEIMMFQSSLMRGGRSDMDRYRELRLDVDNMTYEQLLELGERIGYVSTGLKEDEISQCLRKIKLSMMNDQSQHPSGQIDGKCIICQEEYEADDDMGRLNCGHLFHIQCIEQWLAHKKTCPFCKVEATTKR from the exons ATGCCTGTTCTTACAGAGAGCTCAGAGCACATGAAATGGAGAAGACCCAGAAGCCAATTAATCCAACCCATTTCAGAAACAGATCCATACAACCCAAATCCAgctccatcatcatcatcatcatccataATCCAATCCACTCGCTGCAAATCCACAAtctcctccctcctcctctcAGGCTTCACCACCACCAATGAAGCAGCCTCATCCTCCtcaaagaagaagacaaactTTCCATCTTCAGCTAAATTCAGAGGCTTGGGGTGCACAGCCTCAGCCTCACAACAAGTCTCAGTGCCAGCTGTAATCAGAAGCTCAGCAGATTGGGAAGGAGGGAAGAAGGTGAAGAATAAGAAGGGTTATAATAAGAAGAATGTTAGGAATGAGTTCAAGGACAAGAGCCAGAGCCAGAGCCAAGGAGTGGTTGCTAATGATGGGCCTGCTGGGTTTGGATTGAACTCTGCTACTACTTTTATGGATTTTCAAGATGTTTGGTGTGGGCCTGGAATTGGGTTCTCAGCAGAGACTGCTGGCTCTGTGGATTGTGTTGTGGCTAGGAGAAATGTTTCTGGAAGAGGCAAGATTGATGGGGATCATAATAGGATGAACAGTCACCACAGGGAG CGTCCTTTTTTAGCTAGGCGAACTGTAAGCCCAGATACTATCTCGTTTCTTGATTCTGAACCTGAATTCCTCATAAGCCAATCCGAATCTGAAGTGTTTGGAAGTAGGTGTTATCGACATGTTCGCCATGCCTCTCCTGAAGGCCTCGCAGAG ATTATGATGTTTCAAAGTAGTCTTATGAGGGGTGGAAGATCAGACATGGATAGATATAGGGAGCTGAGACTTGATGTTGATAACATGACATACGAG CAACTGCTTGAACTAGGTGAGAGAATTGGTTATGTGAGTACTGGACTAAAAGAAGATGAGATTAGCCAGTGCCTTCGAAAAATTAAGCTCTCAATGATGAATGATCAGTCACAACATCCATCTGGGCAAATAGATGGCAAGTGCATCATTTGTCAG GAGGAATATGAAGCAGATGATGATATGGGTAGACTGAATTGTGGACACCTCTTCCACATACAGTGTATAGAACAGTGGCTTGCGCATAAAAAAACTTGCCCTTTTTGTAAGGTTGAAGCGACAACTAAACGCTAG
- the LOC126794970 gene encoding M phase phosphoprotein 10 yields MKQSIVKSVSLYARTRLLSQPCYKPTTQLSLSTRPRLSFYTTESQSRDPEGFKDEEDDVSNEELKTKIDDYFKGNDKAIPTIFEAILKRKLTGKHEQTDKQLMEELCGKSQRSLSNDEEEDEDDDEEIESDFDELYGSDEKAADLNKAMDKLMKEMPITKRENW; encoded by the exons ATGAAACAGTCTATCGTAAAAAGCGTCTCTCTTTACGCTCGTACTCGTCTTCTCTCTCAACCCTGCTACAAACCCACTACCCAACTCTCCCTTTCGACTCGGCCCAGATTGAGCTTCTACACGACCGAGTCTCAGTCTCGAGACCCAGAGGGTTTCAAAGACGAAGAAGACGATGTCAGTAACGAAG agCTGAAGACAAAGATTGACGACTACTTCAAAGGAAATGATAAGGCAATACCAACAATCTTTGAGGCAATTCTGAAGAGGAAGTTAACAGGGAAGCATGAACAGACTGATAAGCAGTTGATGGAAGAGCTTTGCGGGAAGAGTCAGAGATCGCTGAGCAACGATGAAGAggaggatgaggatgatgatgaagagattgaaTCTGATTTCGATGAGTTGTATGGGAGTGATGAGAAGGCTGCTGATTTGAATAAGGCAATGGATAAGTTGATGAAGGAAATGCCAATCACGAAGAGAGAAAATTGGTGA
- the LOC126793858 gene encoding LOW QUALITY PROTEIN: uncharacterized protein LOC126793858 (The sequence of the model RefSeq protein was modified relative to this genomic sequence to represent the inferred CDS: inserted 1 base in 1 codon): MHVNLCCLGLVSAQGYDTWILEVRGAGLSTHGTDLGEIYGRRIGFMSFVRGRAKACDRDQGFKSDTIQHYRKDFQKQLDLIAKLDWDFDHHLEEDVPVAMEYIRTQCKPEDGELLAIGHSMGGILLYAMLSRFDKLPSYILQFLLYISASGTNVDEHTKSACGAQREPAQVLNVPVPFGAIYTVIHHLVSGTPALSWLKPQVSAQDMMDPELYEKLVFNDFCIVPAKLLLXTAFQDGGLCDRSGTFYYKAHLCKSNVPICPPEAVYETVKVIPEQLVTFKVLGELGGPYYAHYDLVGGRGAAEGAYHTLFSFSIVLTGLDFFICTNLFFESTTHGLRYIWHNSL; encoded by the exons ATGCATGTGAATCTTTGTTGTTTAGGCCTCGTTTCGGCGCAAGGATATGATACATGGATTCTTGAAGTCAGAGGTGCTGGCCTGAGCACACATGGTACTGACTTGGGGGAAATATATGGTAGGCGTATTGGATTCATGTC GTTTGTTAGAGGCAGAGCAAAAGCGTGCGACAGAGATCAGGGGTTTAAGTCGGATACCATTCAACATTATAGAA AGGATTTCCAGAAGCAGCTTGATCTAATTGCCAAGCTTGATTGGGATTTTGATCACCACTTGGAAGAAGATGTGCCTGTTGCG ATGGAGTACATAAGAACTCAATGCAAACCAGAGGATGGGGAGCTTCTCGCAATTGGTCACTCGATGGGGGGTATCTTGCTATATGCAATGCTCTCACGATTTGATAAGTTGCCAAGCTACATTTT AcaatttcttttgtatatCTCTGCCTCTGGAACCAACGTTGATGAGCATACTAAATCTGCCTGTGGTGCTCAGAGAGAACCTGCGCAGGTGCTAAACGTTCCTGTTCCGTTCGGTGcaatatatactgttattcaTCATCTTGTGAGTGGCACACCAGCTTTATCTTGGTTAAAACCTCAAGTTTCTGCGCAAGACATGATGGATCCGGAGTTGTATGAAAAGCTTGTCTTTAACGACTTTT GTATTGTCCCGGCTAAGCTTCTCT CAACAGCCTTCCAGGATGGTGGTTTGTGTGACAGGAGTGGGACTTTCTATTACAAGGCTCATCTGTGCAAAAGCAACGTCCCCATATGTCCTCCTGAAGCTGTTTATG AAACAGTGAAGGTAATCCCTGAGCAATTGGTGACCTTCAAAGTTCTTGGAGAACTCGGTGGTCCTTACTATGCACACTACGATTTAGTTGGAGGTCGCGGG GCAGCAGAGGGAGCGTACCACACATTATTTAGTTTCTCAATCGTCTTGACAGGGCTTGATTTTTTCATCTGCACAAATCTTTTTTTTGAATCAACAACGCATGGTCTGAGATACATCTGGCACAATTCTTTATAA